The Alnus glutinosa chromosome 10, dhAlnGlut1.1, whole genome shotgun sequence DNA window TGGTTGCGACTAGGGACTGCTGGATCGGAAGAAGTCGGCGACCGCAGTGGAGAGGCGAGTGTCTTGAGAGACTTAGTCAAAGTTTGTAGATTTGActccaaagaaaagaaactaaagAGCACAATCAGAAAATTTCGCCAAAGACACACCAGAAGCCGCTCCCTAACACGTTCATCTTGTGAAATCTTCTGCAAGGGAACAACAACCACTATCGAATCAACCCAGAGGGAAccaaaactccacagccctaatGGTCGGGAGACACCTAAACCTCCACTGGGTCACTCTCGGGAGGAAACAAAAAACCTCCAAAGCTTTAGAGGACTTGGAGGAGCTCACCACCGGGAgcgcctccccccccccccccccccccccccccgggtgAAAACCCGGCCCctttggctctctctctctctagaaatttCGGGAGCGTCTCTCTCTAGAAAAGGAAGAGCCATTTTGTCTAGATTTATTGACCTGCATGACAAGATTAATGTATAATTTAGATGGAATTAGTGTCATTCACTTCTTTGTGAGGTTGAGTCAAAAACAAGGGATATCATGAATTGTCTTGGAAGCTTAATCCCAAGTAGAGAGGTGTATCctttttatattgttatattAGCTAAGGCAGACCATACATGTCGTGAGGTATCTAACCCGTAGACAGACAatatcactttttcaaaaaggGTGGCAATGAACCAATTGAAAAAGTATTGAtccttttttttccccataGTACAAACTCGGAACTCGATTTGTAAGGAGTTTCCTTAGTAGGACCAGAAAAGCTTTTAAATCTTGTTCGTTTATGTTTAAATCCATGACTTAGCTCTTATAGTGTGAACTGAATCATCAATCAATTCAGGGTTATTTCACAGGACTCAATAATTAAACATAACTGACAAAATTTCAATTGGGGTTTTCTTTGTTTGCAGTTTTGCAGCTGTGCTACAATAAGTTGACTGGCAGCATACCAACACAAATAGGAAATATGAGGAGGCTAAGTGTTCTTGCGTTGCAATACAATCAATTGACTGGTGCAATTCCTGCAAGTTTGGGTGATTTGCAAATGTTAACGAGGTTGGATTTGACCTTTACTTACTTTTTTGGCTCTATTCCTGTATGGTTAGTTAATGCTCCCATTCTAGAGGTTCTTAACATAGAAAACAACTCTTTCTCAGGCATGGTCCCTTCAAGTAATATTATCTTGCTACACTAACTTGCTCTCGTGCTTGAAGTATAGATGTTTTTGGAGAATCAAGGTGGTCAaaagttttgattttatttttatggcctTGTGGATGAAAACTTAGATTTGAAGAGACCGAATGGTGGATTCCAGTACAAATTGGTGTACCTTTTGGGGTGATTGGAGTTCTTATTGCTTTGGCTGTTACTGGACTTTTCATGTTTGCATGGTACCGTcgacaaaaacagaaaattggAAATGCCTTTGACGCTTCAGGTAGTCGTCTTAGTATTGACCAGGTTAAGGAAGTTTATAGGAAGAATGTGTCTCCTCTCATCAGTCTTTTGAGTATTCTAATGGATGGATGGGACCCAATTGCTAAAGTTTGAAGCGGGGTCTTTCAGGAAGTTCTTGAAAGCCTTATGTTCAATTTAGAGGATGTGGAGCGTGCAACTCAATGCTTCTCAGAGGTGAATTTGTTGGGGAAGAGCGATTTCTCTGCTATCTACAAGGGGATCCTCAGAGATCAGAGACATGTATATCCATATGCTTGTGAACTTGGTTCTTGTttgtttgtaaatttgtaatgaatACCAATGAATTTTTGTTATCTCATgtgcggggggggggggggggggggtttaatTTTACCAACGTGACGAACACATATCTTCACTTTATGCCTTGTGGTGGTAGCTTGTTGGATAAATGTCGGTGCACATCTTTTTTTAGAGCTTTTCAATTAGAACTATTGCATCTGCACGAAGTAAATTTTgcgaaaaagaataaaaacattTATCTATTTGTTTGAGTATTTGCAGCTTTAAGATTGGAAAAATGATCAAATTGGTTTGCCCAGCAACTTTGAAAATAATGTAGTTCTTTGTAACAAGCATTTTATCTTGTTACTGATTTTCTAGGTATTTTAGGGTTTGATCTacagaatttgtaaaagaaaattggaaTTGGAAATGAATTGAtgatgaaattgaaattgattgaTTCATAGAAGGGAAAATATAGAATTCAAGCCACATTCGAGAGGGTCAATCTCCTAACACATTCGAGAGTGCAATTCTCTAAGTTTGTTCAAAGAACAATGATCAAATTAGATGCCTCTACAATTAGACTCTGGGCCTTATATAGACAAACTCAAGGCCTACTAAGCTATCAAGGCCAAAGGCTACTAAGCTGCTAAGGCCAAAGGCCCACTAAGCTATTATACCTGTGACATTCTTATACATGAAGATAATATCAATTGAAAcaacacaacttttcaaaataatgtaATTCTTATACATCAAGATAACATCAATTGATTATTTGTGCATGGTACAACACCTAACTATTACAAACACCAATAGAAATTACGTGTACTATAAACTCAAAAACATCAACAAACAACAACTAATTTTAGGAGTACTTTTAGGaattaaaattctaagaaatacACATGATGCCCCAAAACCAATAAATCATATTTCTCTTCAAAAAATTACACCTGAAACCACTCAACTAAActgaaaacaaaatacaaaattggACAAGGCCCATTGAGAGAATCATTCGCCCTTCTTGTCATCGCGTGGGAGCTGTACACCCATGAGCCCAAGCAAATTGGAAGCAGGATCGGGAGGTCCTTGTTGGGAAGAAAAGGAATCAAGAAAGCTCTTAACAAGGTTCACATCCACATCCACATCCACAGGACTGAAATCGTCCTCCATATCtgaattcacatatgttaacaCATAAGCCAGCAACTTGCCTCAGAAATTGCCTACAGATTAGGTCGCTTGGAACATCTCCTTGAATAATCATCTGATGCATTTCCATTCTGCAAACATTTGTAGCATTAATGTAAACAAAACCACAAAGATCAAGAATCACCAAGGTACAAGTTTTCTCCCATCTTTGAAGGCACTTGACAATTTATTAAAGATATTACATGGGCCATTCTCAATGGCTCTTATTTTGATCCCCCTTTTCCACTGCACCAACTCTGTGACCTCCACCCAATAGGCTGCTCCAATCCTTCTCATTAACTAACATTTCAAGCCTATAAAACTTTAGTATCTACTGCTTTAATATGTCTGTGGAACAGAATCACTAGAAACCATACTGATCCTTGAGTGATTTAGGATTGGCAGACGAATACTTTGTGTGAATTATGAATGCGTGAATTGGCCAATTGAAAAGAGCCAGCATCGAAATTAGAAGATTAAAGaactgaaaaaacaaaattgccaAGGGGAAACCATGAATCCAGCAAGGGATATAATAAACCAAGGGTtgagaatatttaaataatagaCTTTAGCAATCATCTGAAATGCTATGCAGGATGCATATCGCACATAAAGGTCAAACTGAAATGGGTGGATCAATAGGGTGGCTAGCCTATTCACGTTTAAGGGCTCAAACCATATACACTAGTGAATTAGTGGAACTACAGCCTAGTGTAACAGAGTATAAAGCATGTCAAACATAAAGGTCATATTGACATATATGCATCAACTGGCAAGGCCAGCCTGGTAACATTTAAGGGCCCGAACCACATACAGAACTGTAGTAGTTGAAGTAGAGCCCAGACTTTCAGACTGTCAAATTCAACTTCAGCGTCGTGCTTTCTCCAAAACTGTCAATAGCTAGACTTAGAAAAGGcattaaaagagagagagagttagagagagagCGCAAGGCAGTGCAGGAAACTAGAACTTCTTCAGCATGTTGAaaacaacttttaaaaaaaaacaaaaaacaaaaccaccaagaaagagaaaaaaggaaactgAAGTTGAAGATACTCACATTATTTTCTGAACCATTAGAAACTTGCATATCCTTATCCTTAGGCTTCTTGCATCTCTTCTCCACTTCCTGTAGACAATCACGGACAGGCTATGTCAATAAAAGATTATTTGCTCAAGTTTTTAAATTAGACAAAACAAGCTGTGTTTTGTCTTCCTTTGCACAAGTATTAGAAATCTGcagatatataaaaaaacagtACAAGCATAGACAGGCTAAGGAAAAGATTACTTATTAAGATGATTATAgtagacaaaaagaaaaaaaaaaaaaaaaagacgcaaCCATATCTACTCCAgattaatcaaatcaaaaacatatGGAAAAGTTTAGAAGAGATTTTGGTCACTACAGGGCTCTTATACCTTTAATTAAAGTATTCATTGTGGTTTCACAAGATTTAACAAATGTACACAGAAAACTAGTCAAAAGACAACAATATGATCACCCTAAACAGTTAATTCTGTATAAAGTACTAGTTCAATCTCAGTGTTAAAGGCTCAACAAGGATTTGAGGCACCAATGCGTGATGTGTGCGCAAATGAATTATTAGCCTCACTGATACAAAACTGCAAATTGGTATTATCTAGCTCAGGGGGTAAAAAGCATTTAATTCAGAATAATGCGAATAAGAGGTTCATACAATTGATTGACAAAAGTAACCAACAAAGCAATTATGGCAGGTTAAAGTATCAGCATCATTGGTTTACTTTCACTGTTGCACAATTGGCATTTATGAAGCTAATGCTACATTCTTATTATACTGTtgttttcttcttgaattttattAATCCTCAGCTATTTGTAGACATGTCCAATTCCAAACTTTCCCTTTTCTGTCCTTAATTTAGTTCACATAGTAGCAAgctaacataaataaataaataaataaataatgtttgaAGAAACTTTAGAAGTGATACAAACAAATTTCTATCCTAGATAAAAACACATACTAATATCTAAAGCACATCcaaatattcataaaataacACATCTGAAGGAAACTTGACTACAACTATACACATACATgcatagacacacacacacacacatattgtAATCACCTGAAAAAAGCGAAGGTAAAACCTGTTGAAAACCCTCAAATGCCCTTTTCACTCTGGCCACACTTTTATCTGAATTATCAACTTGAGCACGAAAACTGTTATGACCCGTCACCAGATCGCTTCTACAACGAATGTCTTCCCCGAACACCACTTTTATAGTCCTTTAATCGCGAACTTTCTCTTCGAGGCCATCTGATAACCTCTTTCTATTACTACCATAGAAAGGCTTTTGATCATCAGGTATGTTTTGAAGCCTTGGACTACCTTATTTCTTAACCTTTTCGTTGGAAGCTGAGTATTGGGAACGTTTAGGAGTATTGGGAACATCCAAGGGTCTTGATGTGCACAAACCCTAAGCAAgagagaaattaataaaataaaataaaaataaaacctttgtTCAGATTCTCACTTTGATTACTTCCAATCACTACAGCATTAAAGTATTCAACAAAAAATGCAGACTTTCTTAGACAAATTCTGAATTGATAATCCAGAGGCTAACCCAGCCCAACCCATCAACCCAACATCTACTAGCATCAAAGTGAGGAAGCGAAGTGCAGGTGTCAGAAATCAATGAAAAGAATGGAGAAAACCTTACCTATTTTGGTGGCCTGAATCGTCGGTGGTgaaggggggagggggaggagCACGGTGGAAGAGAGAGGTGGCacggttggaaaaaaaaaaaaaaattgaaatccatGGTTGCCGGAGATGGAGTTGCTGTGTCACCAGTGCTCGACCTTTGGGTCGGCGTTGCTGCTCGTGGTCGGCGGTGGGTGGggggagagggaagatggagatggagagagagatttggggagattttAGGTGAAAATGAAAGGGGAAGGGATATATGGCAGATTTCATTTTGAATGCCGGGAAGTCCGTCCATCATTGTCGATCCCAAGTCAGTGAACGAGTTGGGTGAAAACCAGATTTGAAATCACCGGAGGTTGGGTCGGCGGGGTCACCAGTGCTTGGAGGTTGCTGCGACGAATGGTCGGTGATGGGCGGCTTTGGGTGGCAGTGGCGGAGCGTTTGGTTTTTGCTGAAATTCTGGTCGGATCGGGTCGGGTCGATTTCTGCGGGTTCGACACACCTCTAATGAGGGTAGTGGAACCACTTCATATGGCCGTTAGAGATGGTTCGATCCCTTCCAAAAAGTGaactcttaaaaatttatttggagGGTTGGCCCTTTGGGGTCTTAAAACCTTAAAAATGAGAAGATCTTAACGGTTAAAAGTTTTAATCAAATTAGTACCTAAAAGTCCAGCGATGCTTGGATCATTAGTTAGGCCTTTAACTACTTGttcgtcataaaaaaaatatgacctCATGGCTCgcatagaaaaatatataaagccatatttttgtttttttgatatcTTCGCAACTGAGGGGAAAAATGTGAAAGGAATTTGAGTTAGTAATCTCTATTCCATGAGATATGAGGTATAGTCCTTGAAACGTAAAACCATAATTAAATCTAAGAGAATTGCACTAACTATTAACAGTTAATTAGTGCAATTCACCAAACAGTTCCCTTCCAATTTGTTAACCATATGTATGACCTCAGCTTTAATGGACCCTTTTTCGACCTTAGacacaaataaacaaatctacaaaaagaaataatagcTTTTCTTGCACAAACTCCTCTGCTCAACCACCTAAGGAATGGACTAAAAAGGGTAGTTCAATTAGTTAGAGACCACGCCTTATGAAGCGAAAGTTTCTAATTTCAATCTCATTTTTCCTCTTAAGTAGACAtgtcaaccaaaaaaaaaaaaaaaaaaccacttaagGAATGCAATCAGCTTGTTAAGGTAGTTCCACACTGCAACTCGCATCACAATCTCAAAGGAAAAGGATAAACACCCAAAGGCCAGGCATGTTATTATGTCTGCTGATTGTACAAACAAGTCAACATCCCATCTAATTTTCTGCAAAAATTAAAGCTAGAAAATCTCCTTGGGGTGGCTTCCCTGCATGGATTAGGGGCGGCCTTAAGGCTCTAGGGGCCCAGggggtggcctacgagccaccccagaggcaGCGCCGACCACCCCCTCCACATAGGGTTAGCAGCCACCTCcaaatcctttattttttttttatttttttttaaataataaaaaattatatatgaaaaattatataataaaaaaataaaacggtGTCGTTTTTAAAGCTGAAGTGTTGATGCCTACGTGGACAAACGGTGAGTCAGCATAATGGAAGTTAAGAAATTGGACAGAATACTCACGGAATAACctgtttcaaattcgcgaaaaactaaagaatttaatgtgattaaaaaaagaaaaaaaaaaaaaaggaggggtttttcaggattttcgCGAAAACCCAAagacttattttatatttactcctaataatattatatttttgaatgtttgtctttttctaatggtcatatttttgaatatttatctTATTCTTACTGTTAGGGAGAATATTGGCCTCCTCAGATACCAAGCCCAACCCGAACACCAGGCCCATTGGGTCCACCCGACCAGGTCAAAACGGTTCAAGAAAAATTAAACTATCCCAACCCATTAAGATCATTTGGGCCCAACCGATTCACCCGACCCGGGAAGCCGACCTAGGTACCTAGTGACACCTACGCCCGCATATATCTTGGGGTTACCCGGGATCTAAGGGACATGACGCACAATACAAAactagatcgtgcgcccgaaGCTTCACCAATAACATCTCACTCATAAAGGATCGTGCGCCCGAAATAAGCGGTCCTGGAATCCGAAATATCCGTGCGCCCGAAGCCACGTCTTCTTCAACTACCGATTCCCGCATATACCGGGAACTATCTTAACTGCTtcttaatctctataaatactagGATCTCTTGAGAGGTTGAGGTATGCTCATTATCTCCTTAACATTACATACTCTGAGTAATTACTCTCAAACAATACACTTATTTAAGCATCGGAGTAGGATTGTTGGCACCTCCCGACACAGCTTTCATACGCAGGTTTACAAGAAGGAGCACATAGGCGAATTACTGATCGACATGTCACCTACCGGAATCTGTGTCAACACTTACggttatatttttgaatatttgtcttattttaacgattatatttttaaaaatttgcctTTTCTTAAtggtcttatttttttaaaaaaaaaaattatccataatggtcatatttttcaaaaaaggtCATATGCgtccaaggaaaaaaaatgaaaatgaacgttttctttttgggtgtgaaaaagaatttactttttttaaaaaaaaaaaaaaaaaaagagactggttttattaattttttatttttgggtgagTCTATTTGtgaggatttttatttttattatttttttttttgtgatttgacttataaaaatagctaaaaaattattttcatgaatctactaaaaatgctctcatgctttagtattattttttgaGGTATGGttgtgatgtaaaaaaaaaaaaaaaagtatatgacTTTTTTCGTTGGGAGAGCTTTTTTACTCTTGTCTGTCacctaaaaaattcaaatatttttttacttatgaCTTATATTAAAAGTCCGAGCTTTACATGCACGTAGACCCATCAAGTTCTCTATGACtataaattctataatcatTATATGAGTaccatataattatataatttaaagcCTACAAAAGTTGACTAATTATTCCCTAAAATCTAAAtgcaaccaaacaaaaagaCATGGCTAATTTTCTTGGCTCCAAAAAAGTTGTAAGATATTCACAGCAACCAAACAACATTTGCGCTTCACCCACGCGCTCTACAAAATACATCGTCAGATTTTGGCACGTCACGTCAGTATCTATTCCCTTTATTTCCTGCGTGGATAAAAAACCAAAGAGCAtcatagtgaattttttattttttagctaaaataaaaaattaatcttttttttttttttttaaatttactagCAATTTTACAAAAGTACAACacaataaactttttaaatctcattctattttatttaaatataagtttaattctaactttattcttttttttaaaaatttaaatagtaataaaaaattactaatatgatataaaaaaaatgggatgAAAGATATATTTAGTACGtgtagtttaaaaactttatgtTTTGGTATCTGAATTTCATTTCGCTTCACAAATGGTAccatattatataaaaaatccATTTCAGTTTTCAAAGAATAAATTATTCCTCACAATTTtcataggaataactatttttcaatttaagaaaataatcatTCTCATGCTCAATACATTGTGAAACTAAATAAATGAATGGCTATTCATTTTTATATAGAATAACCATTCTATTTCAAAACTCTATTACTCATGCTAAAGTACTTGCTCTTAAGACTCGTTTGAAAAGTGAAATGACgatttcttttttagaaataattattattgagCGATAATGAAAAAAGGATTCACATTAATCCTTGCAAGAAGTAATGCagcatatattttaaaaaaataaaaataaaataaaataaagaatagaataaagaagaACAAGTACGGCCAAAAGGAAACACATTGCCTCAATTAAGAGGGGGATATTATAATACCGTAATACGCAACTCTTCCTCGCTGCAAGACATCCTTCGGCTCGCATCGGTGGTGATTTCGTTTAAATTCAGCAATTAATGCAAGTTGCATaagaattatcatttttttttcccgcaCAAAGTATCAAAAGGTACACTATTTGGATATCCGGGCAGATATTCACCAGCAAGCACCCATAGAAAGTTGTgattttctgattttatttttcattttttaaatttatgtttgaaaaaaaaaataagagtttataggagttttttaaaaactcattCCATTCTTCaagaaatagttattctttttttttttttttttaatttttttaaagaggaATACTTATTCATAAGAATAACAATTCTATTCCATAAATCTCATACTAAACCGGCACTTAATGAATCAACCAAGTGTTAAgcattcttttttctattttttttttctttcagccaTTTAAGGGTACGTTtagatttgcgattttaaaaagtacgatttaaaatatgtgatttgaaaaagtgatttttaaaacatagttaagcatttggtcaaatcgcaattttacctttaaaatcgtaaattagcttttaaaattctgcgttttaaaaaaaatatcatattacctgtgatttgaaaaaatagattttctacgtttttaaattgtaatttttaaaaatgtaatttctaaataatttatattttgttatttgatttaaaattatatttattatctatgaaatcacaatctcaaataAACCATAAGTAACGAActctaacaaatttttttttgccaaaatgaGTTTGGAATCACAAAAGACTCCACCTCCGTAACTTTGGGGCACACAGTCAAGGGAGGGTTACGCCTTCATTCGGCAAGGCCCAAGAGCCTGCATCTCTCTAAGCCCAAGTTGATATACgccttctttcaaaaaaaaaaaatcatcaaaagtcAAATATAATACTCATTTTTAATATTACGTACGTTCCCATAGAGTTTGGAATGTTAATCATTTGACCCATTGAACTCCTCATGTTGACCTGCTTTCCCACGACGTTGATTGCTGACGTGGTTTGATTGCCCGAATTTGCGTCATATTTGACGTATAATTTCACTCGTAATATTGACCTGCTGATGTGGTTTGGTTGCATGGGTTTGCGTCATATATTTTCGTCTTTTGCTTAACTGGTTTGGCTggatgaattatatatatatatatatatatatggaatagAAGTATAGAACCATGCaaaacatataatataataCGACTAATACAACTATTAACATAattatcaactttttttttctgaaaaaaaaaaatcataaacttagacctcaacccatttacatggttttgtattttttttttaataataaaaaaaagtcaataattatgTCATGTGGTGGcaaaatgatatt harbors:
- the LOC133880353 gene encoding uncharacterized protein LOC133880353, with the protein product MKSAIYPFPFHFHLKSPQISLSISIFPLPPPTADHEQQRRPKGRALVTQQLHLRQPWISIFFFFSNRATSLFHRAPPPPPFTTDDSGHQNRKWRRDARSLRIRICKFLMVQKIIMEMHQMIIQGDVPSDLICRQFLRQVAGLCVNICEFRYGGRFQSCGCGCGCEPC